CGGCCGAAGAGGTGCAGCCGGCGCCCGTCGTAGAAGCGAAGCCGGCCCCGGCCGAAGAGGTGCAGCCGGCGCCCGCCGTAGAAGCGAAGCCGGCCCCGGCGAATGACAGCAAACCCGTTTCGGACAAACCTCGGCAGATGCCTGGTGATGAAGTGAGGCCGGTTCCAACACACAGGAATGAACATGAGCCTGTGGGCAATTTGAATACTGCTGTGGTGGACATGTCTGAACGGGTACAGGCTGATAAGTTTAAAACTGTTTCAGGCGATAAACCTCGAGCGCCGGCAAAAAACAACCAGTCTAAAAAGGAGCCATGGTGGAAACGTCTTATTTCTGTAGTGGCTCCCCGAGAAAATTATCGAGTACAAGCCGGGTCTTTCGCAGTTTCGGAACCGATGGCCAAAAACGTTTTGCCCAGCGGTATGTCGGCGGAAGAGCAGCCGTCTCTCTGGTATAAGGTTCGATTGGGGGAATCCCTCTGGTTAATAGGTAAGACCTTAGGGGTGCAGTGGCAAAAAATTATGGAATTTAACAAGTTGATCAGTACCATCATATATCCGGACCAGAAACTGGGAATACCGGATGTGCCTATCGCAGATGACGGTACAATTAAGTACAACATTAAA
The window above is part of the Thermincola ferriacetica genome. Proteins encoded here:
- a CDS encoding cell wall hydrolase; amino-acid sequence: AEEVQPAPVVEAKPAPAEEVQPAPAVEAKPAPANDSKPVSDKPRQMPGDEVRPVPTHRNEHEPVGNLNTAVVDMSERVQADKFKTVSGDKPRAPAKNNQSKKEPWWKRLISVVAPRENYRVQAGSFAVSEPMAKNVLPSGMSAEEQPSLWYKVRLGESLWLIGKTLGVQWQKIMEFNKLISTIIYPDQKLGIPDVPIADDGTIKYNIKNRDTLYWIGQSLGIDYREIMARNGLTDHWIYPDQMLIIPLFTEMVTEGAKNLLNSPNQALALLDLDNESDIGLLAKAVYAEARGEPFEGQVAVAAVILNRLAAPGFPKTIRDIIFQPWAFTAVIDGQINLIPDSTAYRAVEEALKGRDPSEGALYYWNPDIATSKWVWTRPITKMIGNHVFAK